In one window of Denticeps clupeoides chromosome 2, fDenClu1.1, whole genome shotgun sequence DNA:
- the LOC114784872 gene encoding calcium/calmodulin-dependent protein kinase type II subunit gamma isoform X1: MAAVGTCTRFTDEYQLYEELGKGAFSVVRRCVKKSTGQEYAAKIINTKKLSARDHQKLEREARICRLLKHPNIVRLHDSISEEGFHYLVFDLVTGGELFEDIVAREYYSEADASQCINQILESVNHIHQHDIVHRDLKPENLLLASKMKGAAVKLADFGLAIEVQGEQQAWFGFAGTPGYLSPEVLRKDPYGKPVDIWACGVILYILLVGYPPFWDEDQHKLYQQIKAGAYDFPSPEWDTVTPEAKNLINQMLTINPAKRITAEQALKHPWVCQRSTVASMMHRQETVECLRKFNARRKLKGAILTTMLVSRNFSVGRQHTSPAAATTSTAALAQEACRSLLNKKADGVKPQTNNTKNNVVSAKNDTNAAACAPMEPQTTVVHNAPDGIKGSTESSNTNEEEEMKAESVQGASNDSAVMSQCSANEEPPPLLAGSPQSSPATALAHDKKRMAWNSSGHASCPELEGAQSVHAAAPLEGASVLLWGGASAQTRKQEIIKITEQLIEAVNNGDFEAYTRICDPGLTSFEPEALGNLVEGMDFHKFYFENLLSKNNKPVHTTILNPHVHLIGEDAACIAYIRLTQYIDGQGRPRSCQSEETRVWHRRDSKWLNVHFHCSGAPAAPLQ, translated from the exons ATGGCCGCGGTGGGGACCTGCACCCGCTTCACGGACGAGTACCAGCTGTACGAGGAGCTGGGCAA GGGCGCCTTCTCCGTGGTGCGCAGATGTGTGAAGAAATCCACCGGCCAGGAGTACGCCGCCAAGATCATCAACACCAAGAAGCTGTCGGCCAGAG ACCATCAGAAGCTGGAGCGCGAGGCTCGCATCTGCCGCCTGCTCAAACACCCCAACATCG tCCGCCTGCATGACAGCATCTCGGAGGAAGGCTTCCATTACCTCGTCTTTGACCT GGTGACGGGTGGAGAGCTGTTTGAAGACATCGTGGCCAGAGAGTACTACAGCGAGGCTGACGCCAG CCAGTGCATCAATCAGATCCTGGAAAGCGTCAATCACATCCACCAGCATGATATTGTGCACAGGGACCTGAAG CCCGAGAACCTCCTCCTGGCGAGCAAGATGAAGGGCGCGGCGGTGAAGCTGGCCGACTTCGGCCTCGCCATCGAGGTGCAGGGCGAGCAGCAGGCCTGGTTCG GTTTTGCTGGAACTCCAGGTTACCTCTCCCCCGAAGTGCTCCGGAAAGATCCATATGGGAAACCGGTGGATATCTGGGCGTGTG GGGTGATCCTGTACATCCTCCTGGTGGGCTACCCTCCGTTCTGGGACGAGGATCAGCACAAGCTCTACCAGCAGATCAAAGCCGGCGCGTACGAC ttcCCCTCCCCTGAGTGGGATACGGTGACGCCCGAAGCCAAAAACCTCATCAACCAGATGTTGACCATCAACCCAGCCAAGAGGATCACCGCTGAGCAGGCACTCAAACACCCATGGGTCTGC CAACGCTCCACTGTAGCCTCCATGATGCACCGCCAGGAGACGGTTGAATGCCTACGCAAGTTCAATGCCAGGAGGAAGCTGAAG GGAGCCATCCTCACCACCATGCTGGTTTCCAGGAACTTCTCGG TTGGCCGGCAGCATACCAgccctgctgctgccaccaccagCACTGCCGCTCTTGCCCAGGAAG CCTGCCGAAGCCTGCTCAACAAAAAAGCTGATGGTGTGAAG CCGCagacaaacaacacaaaaaacaatgTAGTGAGCGCTAAAAACGACACCAACGCGGCCGCCTGCGCACCAATG GAGCCACAGACCACAGTTGTCCACAATGCCCCAGATGGAATCAAG GGCTCCACAGAGAGTTCTAACACCAATgaggaagaggaaatgaaag CGGAGAGCGTTCAGGGGGCGAGCAACGACAGCGCCGTGATGAGCCAGTGCAGCGCCAACGAggagccgccgccgctgctcgCGGGGTCGCCGCAGAGCTCTCCAGCCA CTGCCCTGGCACATGACAAAAAGCGCATGGCCTGGAACAGCTCGGGACACGCCTCCTGCCCCGAGCTAGAGGGCGCTCAGTCGGTGCATGCTGCCGCTCCACTAGAGGGTGCCAGTGTGCTGTTGTGGGGTGGAGCTTCAGCACAGA CCCGTAAACAGGAGATCATAAAGATCACAGAACAGCTGATTGAGGCGGTCAACAATGGGGACTTTGAGGCATACAC GAGAATCTGTGACCCGGGACTGACTTCGTTTGAACCCGAAGCCCTGGGGAACCTGGTGGAGGGAATGGACTTCCATAAATTCTACTTTGAGAACT TACTGAGTAAAAACAACAAACCGGTCCACACCACCATCCTGAACCCACACGTACACCTGATCGGTGAGGATGCGGCGTGTATCGCCTACATTCGACTGACGCAGTACATCGACGGCCAGGGCCGGCCACGCAGCTGCCAATCAGAGGAGACGCGCGTATGGCACCGCCGAGACTCTAAGTGGCTCAACGTACATTTCCACTGTTCTGGAGCCCCAGCAGCACCTCTACAGTGA
- the LOC114784872 gene encoding calcium/calmodulin-dependent protein kinase type II delta chain isoform X2, whose amino-acid sequence MAAVGTCTRFTDEYQLYEELGKGAFSVVRRCVKKSTGQEYAAKIINTKKLSARDHQKLEREARICRLLKHPNIVRLHDSISEEGFHYLVFDLVTGGELFEDIVAREYYSEADASQCINQILESVNHIHQHDIVHRDLKPENLLLASKMKGAAVKLADFGLAIEVQGEQQAWFGFAGTPGYLSPEVLRKDPYGKPVDIWACGVILYILLVGYPPFWDEDQHKLYQQIKAGAYDFPSPEWDTVTPEAKNLINQMLTINPAKRITAEQALKHPWVCQRSTVASMMHRQETVECLRKFNARRKLKGAILTTMLVSRNFSACRSLLNKKADGVKPQTNNTKNNVVSAKNDTNAAACAPMEPQTTVVHNAPDGIKGSTESSNTNEEEEMKAESVQGASNDSAVMSQCSANEEPPPLLAGSPQSSPATALAHDKKRMAWNSSGHASCPELEGAQSVHAAAPLEGASVLLWGGASAQTRKQEIIKITEQLIEAVNNGDFEAYTRICDPGLTSFEPEALGNLVEGMDFHKFYFENLLSKNNKPVHTTILNPHVHLIGEDAACIAYIRLTQYIDGQGRPRSCQSEETRVWHRRDSKWLNVHFHCSGAPAAPLQ is encoded by the exons ATGGCCGCGGTGGGGACCTGCACCCGCTTCACGGACGAGTACCAGCTGTACGAGGAGCTGGGCAA GGGCGCCTTCTCCGTGGTGCGCAGATGTGTGAAGAAATCCACCGGCCAGGAGTACGCCGCCAAGATCATCAACACCAAGAAGCTGTCGGCCAGAG ACCATCAGAAGCTGGAGCGCGAGGCTCGCATCTGCCGCCTGCTCAAACACCCCAACATCG tCCGCCTGCATGACAGCATCTCGGAGGAAGGCTTCCATTACCTCGTCTTTGACCT GGTGACGGGTGGAGAGCTGTTTGAAGACATCGTGGCCAGAGAGTACTACAGCGAGGCTGACGCCAG CCAGTGCATCAATCAGATCCTGGAAAGCGTCAATCACATCCACCAGCATGATATTGTGCACAGGGACCTGAAG CCCGAGAACCTCCTCCTGGCGAGCAAGATGAAGGGCGCGGCGGTGAAGCTGGCCGACTTCGGCCTCGCCATCGAGGTGCAGGGCGAGCAGCAGGCCTGGTTCG GTTTTGCTGGAACTCCAGGTTACCTCTCCCCCGAAGTGCTCCGGAAAGATCCATATGGGAAACCGGTGGATATCTGGGCGTGTG GGGTGATCCTGTACATCCTCCTGGTGGGCTACCCTCCGTTCTGGGACGAGGATCAGCACAAGCTCTACCAGCAGATCAAAGCCGGCGCGTACGAC ttcCCCTCCCCTGAGTGGGATACGGTGACGCCCGAAGCCAAAAACCTCATCAACCAGATGTTGACCATCAACCCAGCCAAGAGGATCACCGCTGAGCAGGCACTCAAACACCCATGGGTCTGC CAACGCTCCACTGTAGCCTCCATGATGCACCGCCAGGAGACGGTTGAATGCCTACGCAAGTTCAATGCCAGGAGGAAGCTGAAG GGAGCCATCCTCACCACCATGCTGGTTTCCAGGAACTTCTCGG CCTGCCGAAGCCTGCTCAACAAAAAAGCTGATGGTGTGAAG CCGCagacaaacaacacaaaaaacaatgTAGTGAGCGCTAAAAACGACACCAACGCGGCCGCCTGCGCACCAATG GAGCCACAGACCACAGTTGTCCACAATGCCCCAGATGGAATCAAG GGCTCCACAGAGAGTTCTAACACCAATgaggaagaggaaatgaaag CGGAGAGCGTTCAGGGGGCGAGCAACGACAGCGCCGTGATGAGCCAGTGCAGCGCCAACGAggagccgccgccgctgctcgCGGGGTCGCCGCAGAGCTCTCCAGCCA CTGCCCTGGCACATGACAAAAAGCGCATGGCCTGGAACAGCTCGGGACACGCCTCCTGCCCCGAGCTAGAGGGCGCTCAGTCGGTGCATGCTGCCGCTCCACTAGAGGGTGCCAGTGTGCTGTTGTGGGGTGGAGCTTCAGCACAGA CCCGTAAACAGGAGATCATAAAGATCACAGAACAGCTGATTGAGGCGGTCAACAATGGGGACTTTGAGGCATACAC GAGAATCTGTGACCCGGGACTGACTTCGTTTGAACCCGAAGCCCTGGGGAACCTGGTGGAGGGAATGGACTTCCATAAATTCTACTTTGAGAACT TACTGAGTAAAAACAACAAACCGGTCCACACCACCATCCTGAACCCACACGTACACCTGATCGGTGAGGATGCGGCGTGTATCGCCTACATTCGACTGACGCAGTACATCGACGGCCAGGGCCGGCCACGCAGCTGCCAATCAGAGGAGACGCGCGTATGGCACCGCCGAGACTCTAAGTGGCTCAACGTACATTTCCACTGTTCTGGAGCCCCAGCAGCACCTCTACAGTGA
- the LOC114784872 gene encoding calcium/calmodulin-dependent protein kinase type II subunit gamma isoform X5, translated as MAAVGTCTRFTDEYQLYEELGKGAFSVVRRCVKKSTGQEYAAKIINTKKLSARDHQKLEREARICRLLKHPNIVRLHDSISEEGFHYLVFDLVTGGELFEDIVAREYYSEADASQCINQILESVNHIHQHDIVHRDLKPENLLLASKMKGAAVKLADFGLAIEVQGEQQAWFGFAGTPGYLSPEVLRKDPYGKPVDIWACGVILYILLVGYPPFWDEDQHKLYQQIKAGAYDFPSPEWDTVTPEAKNLINQMLTINPAKRITAEQALKHPWVCQRSTVASMMHRQETVECLRKFNARRKLKGAILTTMLVSRNFSVGRQHTSPAAATTSTAALAQEACRSLLNKKADGVKPQTNNTKNNVVSAKNDTNAAACAPMEPQTTVVHNAPDGIKGSTESSNTNEEEEMKARKQEIIKITEQLIEAVNNGDFEAYTRICDPGLTSFEPEALGNLVEGMDFHKFYFENLLSKNNKPVHTTILNPHVHLIGEDAACIAYIRLTQYIDGQGRPRSCQSEETRVWHRRDSKWLNVHFHCSGAPAAPLQ; from the exons ATGGCCGCGGTGGGGACCTGCACCCGCTTCACGGACGAGTACCAGCTGTACGAGGAGCTGGGCAA GGGCGCCTTCTCCGTGGTGCGCAGATGTGTGAAGAAATCCACCGGCCAGGAGTACGCCGCCAAGATCATCAACACCAAGAAGCTGTCGGCCAGAG ACCATCAGAAGCTGGAGCGCGAGGCTCGCATCTGCCGCCTGCTCAAACACCCCAACATCG tCCGCCTGCATGACAGCATCTCGGAGGAAGGCTTCCATTACCTCGTCTTTGACCT GGTGACGGGTGGAGAGCTGTTTGAAGACATCGTGGCCAGAGAGTACTACAGCGAGGCTGACGCCAG CCAGTGCATCAATCAGATCCTGGAAAGCGTCAATCACATCCACCAGCATGATATTGTGCACAGGGACCTGAAG CCCGAGAACCTCCTCCTGGCGAGCAAGATGAAGGGCGCGGCGGTGAAGCTGGCCGACTTCGGCCTCGCCATCGAGGTGCAGGGCGAGCAGCAGGCCTGGTTCG GTTTTGCTGGAACTCCAGGTTACCTCTCCCCCGAAGTGCTCCGGAAAGATCCATATGGGAAACCGGTGGATATCTGGGCGTGTG GGGTGATCCTGTACATCCTCCTGGTGGGCTACCCTCCGTTCTGGGACGAGGATCAGCACAAGCTCTACCAGCAGATCAAAGCCGGCGCGTACGAC ttcCCCTCCCCTGAGTGGGATACGGTGACGCCCGAAGCCAAAAACCTCATCAACCAGATGTTGACCATCAACCCAGCCAAGAGGATCACCGCTGAGCAGGCACTCAAACACCCATGGGTCTGC CAACGCTCCACTGTAGCCTCCATGATGCACCGCCAGGAGACGGTTGAATGCCTACGCAAGTTCAATGCCAGGAGGAAGCTGAAG GGAGCCATCCTCACCACCATGCTGGTTTCCAGGAACTTCTCGG TTGGCCGGCAGCATACCAgccctgctgctgccaccaccagCACTGCCGCTCTTGCCCAGGAAG CCTGCCGAAGCCTGCTCAACAAAAAAGCTGATGGTGTGAAG CCGCagacaaacaacacaaaaaacaatgTAGTGAGCGCTAAAAACGACACCAACGCGGCCGCCTGCGCACCAATG GAGCCACAGACCACAGTTGTCCACAATGCCCCAGATGGAATCAAG GGCTCCACAGAGAGTTCTAACACCAATgaggaagaggaaatgaaag CCCGTAAACAGGAGATCATAAAGATCACAGAACAGCTGATTGAGGCGGTCAACAATGGGGACTTTGAGGCATACAC GAGAATCTGTGACCCGGGACTGACTTCGTTTGAACCCGAAGCCCTGGGGAACCTGGTGGAGGGAATGGACTTCCATAAATTCTACTTTGAGAACT TACTGAGTAAAAACAACAAACCGGTCCACACCACCATCCTGAACCCACACGTACACCTGATCGGTGAGGATGCGGCGTGTATCGCCTACATTCGACTGACGCAGTACATCGACGGCCAGGGCCGGCCACGCAGCTGCCAATCAGAGGAGACGCGCGTATGGCACCGCCGAGACTCTAAGTGGCTCAACGTACATTTCCACTGTTCTGGAGCCCCAGCAGCACCTCTACAGTGA
- the LOC114784872 gene encoding calcium/calmodulin-dependent protein kinase type II subunit gamma isoform X6, protein MAAVGTCTRFTDEYQLYEELGKGAFSVVRRCVKKSTGQEYAAKIINTKKLSARDHQKLEREARICRLLKHPNIVRLHDSISEEGFHYLVFDLVTGGELFEDIVAREYYSEADASQCINQILESVNHIHQHDIVHRDLKPENLLLASKMKGAAVKLADFGLAIEVQGEQQAWFGFAGTPGYLSPEVLRKDPYGKPVDIWACGVILYILLVGYPPFWDEDQHKLYQQIKAGAYDFPSPEWDTVTPEAKNLINQMLTINPAKRITAEQALKHPWVCQRSTVASMMHRQETVECLRKFNARRKLKGAILTTMLVSRNFSACRSLLNKKADGVKPQTNNTKNNVVSAKNDTNAAACAPMEPQTTVVHNAPDGIKGSTESSNTNEEEEMKARKQEIIKITEQLIEAVNNGDFEAYTRICDPGLTSFEPEALGNLVEGMDFHKFYFENLLSKNNKPVHTTILNPHVHLIGEDAACIAYIRLTQYIDGQGRPRSCQSEETRVWHRRDSKWLNVHFHCSGAPAAPLQ, encoded by the exons ATGGCCGCGGTGGGGACCTGCACCCGCTTCACGGACGAGTACCAGCTGTACGAGGAGCTGGGCAA GGGCGCCTTCTCCGTGGTGCGCAGATGTGTGAAGAAATCCACCGGCCAGGAGTACGCCGCCAAGATCATCAACACCAAGAAGCTGTCGGCCAGAG ACCATCAGAAGCTGGAGCGCGAGGCTCGCATCTGCCGCCTGCTCAAACACCCCAACATCG tCCGCCTGCATGACAGCATCTCGGAGGAAGGCTTCCATTACCTCGTCTTTGACCT GGTGACGGGTGGAGAGCTGTTTGAAGACATCGTGGCCAGAGAGTACTACAGCGAGGCTGACGCCAG CCAGTGCATCAATCAGATCCTGGAAAGCGTCAATCACATCCACCAGCATGATATTGTGCACAGGGACCTGAAG CCCGAGAACCTCCTCCTGGCGAGCAAGATGAAGGGCGCGGCGGTGAAGCTGGCCGACTTCGGCCTCGCCATCGAGGTGCAGGGCGAGCAGCAGGCCTGGTTCG GTTTTGCTGGAACTCCAGGTTACCTCTCCCCCGAAGTGCTCCGGAAAGATCCATATGGGAAACCGGTGGATATCTGGGCGTGTG GGGTGATCCTGTACATCCTCCTGGTGGGCTACCCTCCGTTCTGGGACGAGGATCAGCACAAGCTCTACCAGCAGATCAAAGCCGGCGCGTACGAC ttcCCCTCCCCTGAGTGGGATACGGTGACGCCCGAAGCCAAAAACCTCATCAACCAGATGTTGACCATCAACCCAGCCAAGAGGATCACCGCTGAGCAGGCACTCAAACACCCATGGGTCTGC CAACGCTCCACTGTAGCCTCCATGATGCACCGCCAGGAGACGGTTGAATGCCTACGCAAGTTCAATGCCAGGAGGAAGCTGAAG GGAGCCATCCTCACCACCATGCTGGTTTCCAGGAACTTCTCGG CCTGCCGAAGCCTGCTCAACAAAAAAGCTGATGGTGTGAAG CCGCagacaaacaacacaaaaaacaatgTAGTGAGCGCTAAAAACGACACCAACGCGGCCGCCTGCGCACCAATG GAGCCACAGACCACAGTTGTCCACAATGCCCCAGATGGAATCAAG GGCTCCACAGAGAGTTCTAACACCAATgaggaagaggaaatgaaag CCCGTAAACAGGAGATCATAAAGATCACAGAACAGCTGATTGAGGCGGTCAACAATGGGGACTTTGAGGCATACAC GAGAATCTGTGACCCGGGACTGACTTCGTTTGAACCCGAAGCCCTGGGGAACCTGGTGGAGGGAATGGACTTCCATAAATTCTACTTTGAGAACT TACTGAGTAAAAACAACAAACCGGTCCACACCACCATCCTGAACCCACACGTACACCTGATCGGTGAGGATGCGGCGTGTATCGCCTACATTCGACTGACGCAGTACATCGACGGCCAGGGCCGGCCACGCAGCTGCCAATCAGAGGAGACGCGCGTATGGCACCGCCGAGACTCTAAGTGGCTCAACGTACATTTCCACTGTTCTGGAGCCCCAGCAGCACCTCTACAGTGA
- the LOC114784872 gene encoding calcium/calmodulin-dependent protein kinase type II delta chain isoform X3, whose amino-acid sequence MAAVGTCTRFTDEYQLYEELGKGAFSVVRRCVKKSTGQEYAAKIINTKKLSARDHQKLEREARICRLLKHPNIVRLHDSISEEGFHYLVFDLVTGGELFEDIVAREYYSEADASQCINQILESVNHIHQHDIVHRDLKPENLLLASKMKGAAVKLADFGLAIEVQGEQQAWFGFAGTPGYLSPEVLRKDPYGKPVDIWACGVILYILLVGYPPFWDEDQHKLYQQIKAGAYDFPSPEWDTVTPEAKNLINQMLTINPAKRITAEQALKHPWVCQRSTVASMMHRQETVECLRKFNARRKLKGAILTTMLVSRNFSVGRQHTSPAAATTSTAALAQEACRSLLNKKADGVKEPQTTVVHNAPDGIKGSTESSNTNEEEEMKAESVQGASNDSAVMSQCSANEEPPPLLAGSPQSSPATALAHDKKRMAWNSSGHASCPELEGAQSVHAAAPLEGASVLLWGGASAQTRKQEIIKITEQLIEAVNNGDFEAYTRICDPGLTSFEPEALGNLVEGMDFHKFYFENLLSKNNKPVHTTILNPHVHLIGEDAACIAYIRLTQYIDGQGRPRSCQSEETRVWHRRDSKWLNVHFHCSGAPAAPLQ is encoded by the exons ATGGCCGCGGTGGGGACCTGCACCCGCTTCACGGACGAGTACCAGCTGTACGAGGAGCTGGGCAA GGGCGCCTTCTCCGTGGTGCGCAGATGTGTGAAGAAATCCACCGGCCAGGAGTACGCCGCCAAGATCATCAACACCAAGAAGCTGTCGGCCAGAG ACCATCAGAAGCTGGAGCGCGAGGCTCGCATCTGCCGCCTGCTCAAACACCCCAACATCG tCCGCCTGCATGACAGCATCTCGGAGGAAGGCTTCCATTACCTCGTCTTTGACCT GGTGACGGGTGGAGAGCTGTTTGAAGACATCGTGGCCAGAGAGTACTACAGCGAGGCTGACGCCAG CCAGTGCATCAATCAGATCCTGGAAAGCGTCAATCACATCCACCAGCATGATATTGTGCACAGGGACCTGAAG CCCGAGAACCTCCTCCTGGCGAGCAAGATGAAGGGCGCGGCGGTGAAGCTGGCCGACTTCGGCCTCGCCATCGAGGTGCAGGGCGAGCAGCAGGCCTGGTTCG GTTTTGCTGGAACTCCAGGTTACCTCTCCCCCGAAGTGCTCCGGAAAGATCCATATGGGAAACCGGTGGATATCTGGGCGTGTG GGGTGATCCTGTACATCCTCCTGGTGGGCTACCCTCCGTTCTGGGACGAGGATCAGCACAAGCTCTACCAGCAGATCAAAGCCGGCGCGTACGAC ttcCCCTCCCCTGAGTGGGATACGGTGACGCCCGAAGCCAAAAACCTCATCAACCAGATGTTGACCATCAACCCAGCCAAGAGGATCACCGCTGAGCAGGCACTCAAACACCCATGGGTCTGC CAACGCTCCACTGTAGCCTCCATGATGCACCGCCAGGAGACGGTTGAATGCCTACGCAAGTTCAATGCCAGGAGGAAGCTGAAG GGAGCCATCCTCACCACCATGCTGGTTTCCAGGAACTTCTCGG TTGGCCGGCAGCATACCAgccctgctgctgccaccaccagCACTGCCGCTCTTGCCCAGGAAG CCTGCCGAAGCCTGCTCAACAAAAAAGCTGATGGTGTGAAG GAGCCACAGACCACAGTTGTCCACAATGCCCCAGATGGAATCAAG GGCTCCACAGAGAGTTCTAACACCAATgaggaagaggaaatgaaag CGGAGAGCGTTCAGGGGGCGAGCAACGACAGCGCCGTGATGAGCCAGTGCAGCGCCAACGAggagccgccgccgctgctcgCGGGGTCGCCGCAGAGCTCTCCAGCCA CTGCCCTGGCACATGACAAAAAGCGCATGGCCTGGAACAGCTCGGGACACGCCTCCTGCCCCGAGCTAGAGGGCGCTCAGTCGGTGCATGCTGCCGCTCCACTAGAGGGTGCCAGTGTGCTGTTGTGGGGTGGAGCTTCAGCACAGA CCCGTAAACAGGAGATCATAAAGATCACAGAACAGCTGATTGAGGCGGTCAACAATGGGGACTTTGAGGCATACAC GAGAATCTGTGACCCGGGACTGACTTCGTTTGAACCCGAAGCCCTGGGGAACCTGGTGGAGGGAATGGACTTCCATAAATTCTACTTTGAGAACT TACTGAGTAAAAACAACAAACCGGTCCACACCACCATCCTGAACCCACACGTACACCTGATCGGTGAGGATGCGGCGTGTATCGCCTACATTCGACTGACGCAGTACATCGACGGCCAGGGCCGGCCACGCAGCTGCCAATCAGAGGAGACGCGCGTATGGCACCGCCGAGACTCTAAGTGGCTCAACGTACATTTCCACTGTTCTGGAGCCCCAGCAGCACCTCTACAGTGA
- the LOC114784872 gene encoding calcium/calmodulin-dependent protein kinase type II delta chain isoform X4, with translation MAAVGTCTRFTDEYQLYEELGKGAFSVVRRCVKKSTGQEYAAKIINTKKLSARDHQKLEREARICRLLKHPNIVRLHDSISEEGFHYLVFDLVTGGELFEDIVAREYYSEADASQCINQILESVNHIHQHDIVHRDLKPENLLLASKMKGAAVKLADFGLAIEVQGEQQAWFGFAGTPGYLSPEVLRKDPYGKPVDIWACGVILYILLVGYPPFWDEDQHKLYQQIKAGAYDFPSPEWDTVTPEAKNLINQMLTINPAKRITAEQALKHPWVCQRSTVASMMHRQETVECLRKFNARRKLKGAILTTMLVSRNFSACRSLLNKKADGVKEPQTTVVHNAPDGIKGSTESSNTNEEEEMKAESVQGASNDSAVMSQCSANEEPPPLLAGSPQSSPATALAHDKKRMAWNSSGHASCPELEGAQSVHAAAPLEGASVLLWGGASAQTRKQEIIKITEQLIEAVNNGDFEAYTRICDPGLTSFEPEALGNLVEGMDFHKFYFENLLSKNNKPVHTTILNPHVHLIGEDAACIAYIRLTQYIDGQGRPRSCQSEETRVWHRRDSKWLNVHFHCSGAPAAPLQ, from the exons ATGGCCGCGGTGGGGACCTGCACCCGCTTCACGGACGAGTACCAGCTGTACGAGGAGCTGGGCAA GGGCGCCTTCTCCGTGGTGCGCAGATGTGTGAAGAAATCCACCGGCCAGGAGTACGCCGCCAAGATCATCAACACCAAGAAGCTGTCGGCCAGAG ACCATCAGAAGCTGGAGCGCGAGGCTCGCATCTGCCGCCTGCTCAAACACCCCAACATCG tCCGCCTGCATGACAGCATCTCGGAGGAAGGCTTCCATTACCTCGTCTTTGACCT GGTGACGGGTGGAGAGCTGTTTGAAGACATCGTGGCCAGAGAGTACTACAGCGAGGCTGACGCCAG CCAGTGCATCAATCAGATCCTGGAAAGCGTCAATCACATCCACCAGCATGATATTGTGCACAGGGACCTGAAG CCCGAGAACCTCCTCCTGGCGAGCAAGATGAAGGGCGCGGCGGTGAAGCTGGCCGACTTCGGCCTCGCCATCGAGGTGCAGGGCGAGCAGCAGGCCTGGTTCG GTTTTGCTGGAACTCCAGGTTACCTCTCCCCCGAAGTGCTCCGGAAAGATCCATATGGGAAACCGGTGGATATCTGGGCGTGTG GGGTGATCCTGTACATCCTCCTGGTGGGCTACCCTCCGTTCTGGGACGAGGATCAGCACAAGCTCTACCAGCAGATCAAAGCCGGCGCGTACGAC ttcCCCTCCCCTGAGTGGGATACGGTGACGCCCGAAGCCAAAAACCTCATCAACCAGATGTTGACCATCAACCCAGCCAAGAGGATCACCGCTGAGCAGGCACTCAAACACCCATGGGTCTGC CAACGCTCCACTGTAGCCTCCATGATGCACCGCCAGGAGACGGTTGAATGCCTACGCAAGTTCAATGCCAGGAGGAAGCTGAAG GGAGCCATCCTCACCACCATGCTGGTTTCCAGGAACTTCTCGG CCTGCCGAAGCCTGCTCAACAAAAAAGCTGATGGTGTGAAG GAGCCACAGACCACAGTTGTCCACAATGCCCCAGATGGAATCAAG GGCTCCACAGAGAGTTCTAACACCAATgaggaagaggaaatgaaag CGGAGAGCGTTCAGGGGGCGAGCAACGACAGCGCCGTGATGAGCCAGTGCAGCGCCAACGAggagccgccgccgctgctcgCGGGGTCGCCGCAGAGCTCTCCAGCCA CTGCCCTGGCACATGACAAAAAGCGCATGGCCTGGAACAGCTCGGGACACGCCTCCTGCCCCGAGCTAGAGGGCGCTCAGTCGGTGCATGCTGCCGCTCCACTAGAGGGTGCCAGTGTGCTGTTGTGGGGTGGAGCTTCAGCACAGA CCCGTAAACAGGAGATCATAAAGATCACAGAACAGCTGATTGAGGCGGTCAACAATGGGGACTTTGAGGCATACAC GAGAATCTGTGACCCGGGACTGACTTCGTTTGAACCCGAAGCCCTGGGGAACCTGGTGGAGGGAATGGACTTCCATAAATTCTACTTTGAGAACT TACTGAGTAAAAACAACAAACCGGTCCACACCACCATCCTGAACCCACACGTACACCTGATCGGTGAGGATGCGGCGTGTATCGCCTACATTCGACTGACGCAGTACATCGACGGCCAGGGCCGGCCACGCAGCTGCCAATCAGAGGAGACGCGCGTATGGCACCGCCGAGACTCTAAGTGGCTCAACGTACATTTCCACTGTTCTGGAGCCCCAGCAGCACCTCTACAGTGA